The following nucleotide sequence is from Mytilus trossulus isolate FHL-02 chromosome 9, PNRI_Mtr1.1.1.hap1, whole genome shotgun sequence.
CCACCATgacttatttctttaatataaaattcaaaatagctGACATTACTAATGCATAAAGAGCAACGGTAGCaacatatgaaattaaataatcaatcCAGAAATCTTCCTTCCCCAACCCCGAATATCATACATACGTCTAACATTATATCTTGTCGATGAGGACAGTATAGACGAACTCAGTATTAACATATTAACTATTATTCATATTTACAGAAAGTTCTGCCTGCCGTGCAATAAGCAAGACAACAAAAACCATGCAGTTTACTGGTGTATCAGCTGTCCTGAATTACTTTGCCAGACGTGCTACGGTCATCATAAAGCTCTCAAAGCAACCCAAGATCATAAATTGCTTAAGATAGACGATTATCACATGATAGGCTCAAGTTTAGCAGATTCCATTTCTCACTGGCGAAATGTTCAGTTAAAAGAGGactgtttgaagaaaaaagatATCAACCAAGATTTGAGCACGACGATTAAAACAATGACGACAACGATTGAAAATGTTAGAACAGATTTACTCAATAACCAGTGGAATATCTCAGCTTTGGAAAAACAGAAAACTCTCTTTCATACCGAAATGATAATCGGCCGACACCGAGTAGATACTTTCCTAAATGAGTTTGAAAGTGACGTTAGACAGAAATATGAAATAGCATTTTCAACCTCCAAACAAATCGTTCAGGAGAATATATCAAAGATAGAACACAAACTAAATGTTTTGCAGAAGAGAACAGAGACAGCAGAAAACATCAGAGAATTCGATTTTTCTGAATCACAGATGAATCTTATTAACAAGAAATTTCAACAAGATAATATAGAAGACAACATGCAAATTGAAAATCTCATTAATGGAATGAAAAATGTTTCTATTGTTGCAAATCCCGTGTTTACCGTTAATGAAGTGGCTAAACAAATAACTCTCAGCAACGGATTTCGAGTTTGCCATCACAATGGTAGTCATAATCAGCCAGAGATTGGTGAAATAGAGTCAAGCTCATCAACAATAGAAGCAGAGGCAGATCTACAATGAAAGACATTTTACTAGACGACGCTTAACGTACTTTAGGCGATTTCTAACGGCAGGGTACTAAAAATACAccttttttatagttttttcgTACATTCAGACAAAAGGTTTCGGTTAGTGGTTCTATTATATCCTTATTTACTGCATATTAGTCAACTAATTTAGAAAATGCCGATGCCAGACTTCTTGTATACAGCATAAATTGATATATTACGTCGAACACATCAAGTATGAAGAGGATCTTTCCGAAATTACTGTCATGaaacttaattcatatatatttccCATAGTTTTAAGAGCACTCGATGGCATAAAgtataaaactttcaatttaatgattttgttattGAAAGGTAAGAGGAATCTGAAGAATCCTTGAGCAAaggaatatgtaataaaatattatgaattttaatcatgacttatttttttcaacaacttaatgtaaatagttttatttcagttggggggggggggtgtttgggTGTTTAttcttcattaaaaaaaatactattacTATATTCGTAAAGAAAACGTTGAAATACCTAACACTGTTAAAGagtctgtgtcgctcaccttggtctatgtgcatattaaacaatggacacagataaattcatgacaaaattgtgttttggtgatcaTGATgagtttgtagatcttactttactggacattcttcttgctacaattatctctatctataatgaacttggcccagtaattacagtggaaaatattttctaaaattttacaaaaatttatgaaaatggttaaaaatgactataaaaggcaataactccttaatgggtcaactgacaattttggtcatgttgacttatttgtagatcttactttgctgaacattattgctatttacagtttatctataataatattcaagataacaaccaaaaactgcaaaatttccttaaaattaccaattctggggcagcaacccaacaacaggttgactGATTTGTCTGAagacagggcagatagatcttgacctgataaacaatttatccCAGTCAATTTTGCTCTACATGTTATGGtatcagagatataagccaaaatctaccattttgccttattttctatttttagaatagaTTAacttgatataggaagatgtggtgtgagtgccaatgagacaactctccatccaaataacaatttaaaatgtaaaccattataggttaaagtacggccttcaacaaggtgccttggctcacaccgaacaataagctataaagggccccaaaattaccagtgtaaaaccattcaaacgggaaaaccaacggtctaatctatatattaaacaaaacgagaaacgagaaacacgtatatattacataaacaaacgacaactactgtacatcagattcctgactttggacaggtgcaaacatttgcagcgggattaaacgttttaatggaacttagccgtatttggcacaactttgtAACACCATACGTGTGCCTAAGTTGTAATaaattgtcttgtcttgtcttgtatAGAACTTtggatcctaaatgctcttcagctATTTAcctgtttggctttacaaatacgttgatatgagcgtcactgatgagtcttatgtagacaaaacgcgcatcTGACGTACTATTTTatgatcctggtacctttgataacttttacaccactgggtcgatgccactgctggtggacgtttcgaccccgagggtatcaccagcagtgtagtcaacactttggtgctgacatgaatatcaataatgtggtcgtttttataaattacctgtttacaaaacttagaattttttgaaaactaaggattttcttatccaaggcatagattaacttagccgtatttggcacaaatttttgaaactttggatcctaaatgctcttcaactatttACCTGTTTttcttaacaaatattttgatatgagtgtcactgatgagtcttatgtagacgaaacgcgcatctggcgtactaaattataatcctggtacctttgataacttttttaggcatggcggccatcttggtggGATGGCAGGATCACGCCACACATttattaaactagataccccaatgcatgatgattgtggccaaatttggttgaatttggcccagtagtttcagagaagatttttgtaaaagtttacagatGACGGACGACAAGTGATCAGAAAAGCTCaattgacctttcaggtcaggtgagctaaaaagtggAAAATATGCTCT
It contains:
- the LOC134683086 gene encoding uncharacterized protein LOC134683086, with the translated sequence MGNSNTAVDVDPFVSSNNVKFCLPCNKQDNKNHAVYWCISCPELLCQTCYGHHKALKATQDHKLLKIDDYHMIGSSLADSISHWRNVQLKEDCLKKKDINQDLSTTIKTMTTTIENVRTDLLNNQWNISALEKQKTLFHTEMIIGRHRVDTFLNEFESDVRQKYEIAFSTSKQIVQENISKIEHKLNVLQKRTETAENIREFDFSESQMNLINKKFQQDNIEDNMQIENLINGMKNVSIVANPVFTVNEVAKQITLSNGFRVCHHNGSHNQPEIGEIESSSSTIEAEADLQ